In Enterocloster clostridioformis, one genomic interval encodes:
- the secG gene encoding preprotein translocase subunit SecG gives MSVIHVILSIIYVILGVAISVVILMQEGKSNGLGSAIGGISADSYWSKNRGRSMEGALEHFTRYGAIAFMLITIALNVILKVMG, from the coding sequence ATGTCAGTAATACATGTTATTTTGTCAATCATATATGTAATTCTTGGTGTTGCAATATCAGTGGTTATCCTGATGCAGGAAGGTAAGTCCAACGGGCTGGGGAGCGCAATTGGCGGAATCTCCGCAGACAGTTACTGGAGTAAGAATAGAGGCCGTTCCATGGAAGGTGCGCTGGAGCATTTTACCAGGTATGGGGCCATTGCATTCATGCTCATTACCATTGCCCTGAACGTGATACTTAAGGTCATGGGGTAA
- a CDS encoding type I phosphomannose isomerase catalytic subunit → MRELLFMEPVFKEAIWGGTRLKDVFGYDIPSSRTGECWAISAHKNGDCRIAGGTWKGQSLSSLWESHPEWFGAAAGCHREFPLLVKIIDARNDLSIQVHPDNAYAAEHENGSLGKTECWYILDCDPDAAIVIGHHAGNRDEVKRMIEEKRWKDFIREIPVRKGDFFQINPGCVHAIKGGTLVLETQQSSDITYRVYDYDRLSDGKPRQLHIKESIDVIEAPFREDQNALPAVVKETDSGRKVHLVTCAYYTADKIDTTGRYTENFGDSFANVSILDGEGSVNGIPVSKGQHFIVPAGFGDVIFEGALSMICSQAV, encoded by the coding sequence ATGAGGGAATTACTATTTATGGAACCTGTTTTTAAGGAGGCTATCTGGGGCGGCACCCGTCTTAAGGATGTGTTCGGTTACGATATCCCCAGCAGCCGCACGGGAGAGTGCTGGGCCATCAGCGCACACAAGAACGGAGATTGCCGTATTGCCGGCGGAACATGGAAAGGACAGAGCTTAAGCTCCCTGTGGGAGAGCCACCCTGAGTGGTTTGGGGCTGCGGCAGGCTGTCATAGGGAATTTCCATTGCTGGTAAAGATTATTGATGCCAGGAATGACTTAAGCATACAGGTCCATCCGGATAACGCATACGCCGCGGAGCATGAGAACGGCTCCCTGGGCAAGACCGAATGCTGGTATATCCTGGACTGTGACCCGGATGCCGCCATTGTGATTGGGCACCATGCTGGGAATAGGGATGAAGTTAAGCGGATGATAGAGGAAAAGCGCTGGAAGGATTTCATACGTGAAATTCCTGTCAGGAAGGGAGATTTTTTCCAGATTAATCCCGGATGCGTCCATGCCATAAAGGGCGGTACCCTGGTGCTTGAGACCCAGCAGAGCAGCGATATTACATACCGCGTCTACGATTACGACAGGCTGTCCGACGGAAAGCCCAGGCAGCTCCATATAAAAGAGAGCATTGATGTGATAGAAGCGCCCTTTAGGGAGGACCAAAACGCTTTGCCGGCAGTTGTGAAGGAGACGGACAGCGGTAGAAAAGTACATCTTGTGACCTGCGCTTACTATACCGCGGATAAGATAGACACCACAGGCCGTTACACGGAGAATTTTGGGGACAGCTTTGCAAATGTGAGCATCCTGGACGGTGAGGGAAGTGTAAACGGCATCCCGGTATCAAAGGGACAGCATTTCATCGTACCTGCCGGATTCGGGGATGTTATTTTTGAGGGCGCCCTTTCCATGATTTGTTCCCAGGCCGTTTAA
- the eno gene encoding phosphopyruvate hydratase encodes MVNELEIEAVTGREILDSRGNPTVEVEVCLTGGATGRAAVPSGASTGKFEAVELRDGGKRYNGLGVKSAVEHVNTVLSEAVLFESALEQRHIDRLLLEADGTENKGKLGANAILGVSMAVARAAANGLRMPLYRYLGGIHASALPIPMMNILNGGKHADNTVDLQEFMIMPYGACCFAERLRMCAEVYHTLKKLLKEEGYSTGVGDEGGFAPDLKDSEAVLEFLVRAMEKSGLKPGTDMKIAIDAASSELYDEASGMYLFPGESRMAGKEIRRSAREMVDYYRRLVDAFPICSIEDGLQEEDWEGWKMLTGELGSRIQLVGDDLFVTNTKRLSKGIELGAGNAILVKVNQIGTLTESFEAIEMAKRAGFGTIISHRSGETEDSIIADIAVAVNAGQIKTGAPCRSDRVAKYNQLLRIEENLEG; translated from the coding sequence ATGGTAAACGAACTGGAGATAGAGGCGGTAACCGGCAGAGAGATACTGGATTCCAGGGGGAATCCCACGGTGGAGGTGGAAGTGTGCCTGACAGGAGGCGCCACCGGCAGGGCGGCTGTTCCCTCCGGCGCATCCACCGGCAAATTCGAGGCAGTGGAACTTCGGGACGGAGGGAAACGATACAACGGACTGGGAGTTAAGAGCGCTGTAGAGCATGTGAATACAGTGCTAAGCGAGGCGGTCCTCTTTGAAAGCGCGTTGGAACAGAGACATATAGACCGTCTGCTCCTGGAGGCGGATGGAACGGAGAATAAGGGAAAGCTGGGGGCCAATGCTATTCTGGGCGTGTCCATGGCTGTGGCCAGGGCTGCTGCCAATGGGCTTAGGATGCCTCTTTACAGGTATCTGGGAGGAATCCATGCATCCGCTCTCCCCATTCCCATGATGAACATTCTAAATGGAGGAAAACACGCGGACAACACAGTGGATTTGCAGGAATTCATGATTATGCCTTACGGGGCCTGCTGCTTTGCGGAGCGTCTGAGGATGTGCGCGGAGGTCTATCACACATTAAAGAAGCTTCTGAAGGAGGAGGGCTACAGCACCGGAGTGGGGGATGAGGGCGGTTTTGCGCCGGATCTTAAGGACTCCGAGGCAGTGCTTGAATTTCTGGTAAGGGCCATGGAAAAGAGCGGCCTGAAGCCGGGCACAGATATGAAGATTGCCATTGACGCGGCGTCCAGTGAGCTCTATGATGAAGCCAGCGGCATGTACCTGTTTCCGGGAGAAAGCCGTATGGCGGGAAAGGAAATCCGCCGCAGCGCGCGGGAAATGGTGGACTACTACCGCCGTCTTGTGGATGCGTTTCCCATCTGTTCCATAGAGGACGGACTCCAGGAGGAGGACTGGGAGGGATGGAAAATGCTCACCGGGGAGCTGGGAAGCCGTATCCAGCTGGTAGGGGATGATTTGTTCGTCACCAATACAAAGCGGCTGTCAAAGGGCATTGAGCTGGGGGCAGGCAATGCCATCCTGGTGAAGGTAAATCAGATAGGTACGCTGACAGAGAGCTTTGAGGCTATCGAGATGGCTAAGAGGGCCGGATTCGGCACCATTATATCCCACCGTTCCGGCGAGACAGAGGATTCCATCATTGCGGACATTGCAGTGGCAGTCAACGCGGGACAGATTAAGACCGGCGCGCCCTGCCGTTCTGACCGCGTGGCCAAATACAATCAGCTGCTGCGCATAGAGGAAAACCTGGAAGGTTAG
- a CDS encoding glycosyltransferase family 2 protein translates to MITISLCMIVKNEEAVLERLLKTMSNVADQIVIVDTGSTDRTKEIAARYTDEVYDFPWTDDFAAARNAACQKAVMDYWMWMDADDVMEPEQAARLMKLKENLDPSVDVVMMKYLTDFDENGRTSFSYYRERLLRNHKGFQWQGRVHEAVTPAGSILYTDIEIQHRKEAAGDKDRNLRIYETMLNQGELLEPRHQFYYARELYYHERYEDAVRAFRAFLQEPEGWVENKIDACLHLALCEEHLGHTEKAMEALLKSFLYDTPRGEACCELGRMKMMDEKYKEAAYWYTQALSSQPAEQTGAFVRKDCYGFLPAIQLCVCYDRLGDYRRAWHYHLKSQKLKPEHPSVRQNQTYFERILKHPAEGQSSAQ, encoded by the coding sequence TTGATAACCATTAGTCTTTGTATGATTGTAAAAAATGAGGAGGCTGTTCTGGAACGGCTCCTGAAGACCATGTCCAATGTGGCTGATCAGATTGTAATTGTGGATACCGGTTCCACGGACCGGACAAAGGAAATCGCGGCCCGCTATACGGATGAGGTCTACGATTTTCCGTGGACGGATGATTTCGCCGCTGCCAGGAACGCCGCCTGCCAAAAGGCGGTGATGGACTACTGGATGTGGATGGACGCGGACGATGTGATGGAGCCCGAACAGGCTGCCCGTTTAATGAAATTGAAGGAAAACCTGGACCCTTCCGTGGATGTGGTGATGATGAAATATCTCACTGATTTCGACGAAAACGGAAGAACCTCCTTTTCCTATTACAGGGAGCGCCTCTTAAGGAACCACAAGGGCTTCCAGTGGCAGGGCCGGGTACATGAAGCCGTAACCCCTGCCGGCAGCATCCTCTATACTGATATTGAAATTCAGCACCGTAAGGAGGCCGCCGGGGATAAGGACCGCAACCTGAGGATATACGAAACCATGCTGAACCAGGGAGAACTTCTGGAACCCAGACACCAGTTCTACTACGCCAGAGAGCTGTATTACCATGAACGCTATGAAGATGCTGTACGGGCTTTCAGGGCATTTCTGCAGGAACCGGAGGGATGGGTGGAAAACAAGATAGATGCCTGTCTCCATCTGGCTCTGTGCGAGGAGCATCTAGGGCATACGGAAAAAGCCATGGAAGCACTTTTAAAGAGTTTCTTATATGACACTCCCCGCGGTGAAGCCTGCTGTGAACTGGGACGGATGAAAATGATGGACGAAAAATACAAAGAGGCTGCTTACTGGTATACCCAGGCATTATCGTCCCAGCCCGCGGAACAGACAGGCGCCTTTGTCCGGAAGGACTGTTATGGTTTCCTGCCCGCCATTCAGCTGTGTGTATGCTATGACCGTCTGGGTGACTACCGCAGGGCATGGCATTATCACCTGAAATCACAAAAGCTTAAACCTGAACACCCATCTGTCAGGCAGAACCAGACCTACTTTGAACGCATATTGAAACATCCGGCGGAGGGGCAGTCCTCCGCACAATAA
- a CDS encoding collagen-like protein, with product MYFNFPNGMNRNDNIEQRRPCGYPGNNGFPGNGGCPDGNCFPGSGRFPEDDLPGCDGCGGDRMTQTDNGCPGNGRFPGGWPGPRGPQRPAGPTGAQGAMRPRRLTGETGPRGPQGPMGLPGPQGIAGNTGATGSQGPQGPQGAAGPQGIQGPQGPQGATGPQGIQGPQGITGATGPQGPQGITGATGPQGPQGITGITGTTGPQGPQGITGTTGPQGLAGVTGPMGPTGPTGAAATITIGTVTTCDPGTEATVTNSGTTEEAVFDFVIPRGKPGGGGAPEVLATVDTITQPTSANGALIFNETPLVSGTAITHTAGSPDVPITQTGIYQAFFTGTALIDEGTTIPSTLTVRLTLNETPITGAVARHTFTASNEEVTLSINAPFPVTGTGTLKVVTRDAGYSFENASLTIIRLGDSTNIRTTA from the coding sequence ATGTATTTTAATTTTCCCAACGGAATGAATCGAAATGATAATATAGAACAACGCAGACCATGTGGATACCCCGGAAACAACGGTTTTCCGGGTAATGGCGGCTGCCCTGACGGCAATTGTTTCCCAGGTTCAGGAAGATTTCCGGAAGATGATTTACCGGGCTGCGACGGCTGTGGCGGCGACCGCATGACTCAGACAGATAACGGATGCCCAGGTAACGGCCGTTTTCCCGGCGGCTGGCCGGGACCCAGAGGACCACAGAGACCAGCCGGACCAACAGGCGCTCAGGGGGCAATGAGACCCAGGAGACTCACCGGTGAGACAGGGCCACGGGGGCCTCAGGGACCTATGGGACTTCCAGGACCTCAGGGCATAGCCGGTAATACAGGCGCCACCGGAAGCCAGGGCCCACAGGGACCTCAGGGTGCAGCCGGGCCTCAGGGCATCCAGGGGCCTCAGGGACCTCAGGGTGCAACCGGGCCTCAGGGCATCCAGGGGCCTCAGGGCATCACCGGCGCCACAGGTCCTCAGGGACCTCAGGGCATCACCGGCGCCACAGGGCCTCAGGGGCCTCAGGGCATCACCGGCATCACCGGCACCACCGGGCCTCAGGGACCTCAGGGCATCACCGGCACCACAGGGCCTCAGGGACTGGCCGGCGTAACCGGCCCAATGGGCCCGACCGGACCCACTGGCGCCGCGGCCACCATCACCATAGGAACCGTAACCACATGCGATCCTGGCACAGAGGCAACTGTAACCAATTCAGGCACCACAGAAGAAGCCGTCTTTGACTTCGTTATTCCCCGCGGTAAACCCGGAGGTGGAGGAGCCCCGGAAGTCCTGGCTACAGTAGATACCATCACCCAGCCCACTTCGGCTAACGGAGCCCTGATTTTCAATGAGACCCCGCTGGTGTCCGGAACCGCCATTACCCATACTGCCGGTTCCCCCGATGTGCCGATTACCCAGACCGGCATCTATCAGGCATTCTTCACCGGCACAGCCCTGATTGATGAAGGGACCACCATTCCATCTACACTCACGGTGCGGCTCACGCTGAACGAAACCCCCATAACCGGAGCAGTGGCACGCCACACCTTCACTGCCTCCAATGAGGAGGTAACCCTTTCCATCAATGCGCCGTTCCCGGTAACCGGCACCGGTACCCTAAAGGTTGTAACCAGAGATGCCGGATACTCCTTTGAGAATGCATCCCTGACTATTATTCGTCTGGGTGACAGCACCAATATCCGCACCACCGCATAA
- a CDS encoding RidA family protein: protein MNILSTDKAPGAIGPYSQGYEVNGVVYTSGQIPVNPADGTVAEGIAAQAEQSCKNVGAILEAAGTGFDRVFKTTCFLADMNDFGTFNEVYAKYFVSKPARSCVAVKTLPKGVLCEIEAIAVK, encoded by the coding sequence ATGAATATTCTTAGTACGGACAAAGCACCGGGTGCCATTGGGCCTTATTCCCAGGGATATGAGGTAAACGGGGTTGTTTATACATCAGGACAGATTCCCGTGAATCCGGCAGACGGAACCGTGGCAGAGGGAATCGCTGCCCAGGCCGAGCAGAGCTGCAAGAACGTGGGGGCAATCCTGGAGGCAGCCGGCACTGGATTTGACAGGGTGTTTAAGACCACTTGCTTCCTGGCCGATATGAATGACTTTGGCACGTTTAATGAGGTGTACGCAAAGTATTTCGTGTCCAAGCCTGCCAGAAGCTGCGTGGCTGTCAAGACCCTTCCAAAGGGCGTGCTCTGCGAGATTGAGGCAATTGCTGTCAAATAA
- a CDS encoding prolyl-tRNA synthetase associated domain-containing protein, translated as MTNLNDTGESVPAYHIDHTLYEGRPADTSGREEKEIRTYDLLDSLQVPYVRVDHDALPTIEACREVDQLLGTEICKNLFLRNAQKTDFYLLLMPGNKKFKTAVLSKQIGSARLSFGEAEFMESFLDITPGSVSVMGLMNDRENRVRLLIDKDILEGEYFACHPCINTSSLRFRTSDLMEKILPALGHPHTVVDLPYAE; from the coding sequence ATGACAAATCTTAACGATACAGGGGAGTCTGTTCCCGCATACCATATTGACCATACTCTTTATGAGGGACGTCCCGCCGACACATCCGGACGGGAGGAAAAGGAAATCCGCACCTACGATTTGCTGGATTCCCTCCAGGTCCCTTATGTCCGTGTGGACCACGACGCCCTTCCCACCATTGAAGCCTGCCGCGAGGTAGACCAGCTTCTGGGCACGGAAATCTGTAAAAACCTTTTCCTGCGCAATGCCCAGAAAACCGATTTTTACCTGCTGCTCATGCCGGGCAATAAAAAGTTCAAGACAGCCGTCCTGTCCAAACAGATTGGAAGCGCCCGCCTGTCCTTTGGGGAAGCGGAATTTATGGAATCCTTCCTGGATATCACTCCAGGCTCCGTTTCAGTCATGGGTCTGATGAATGACAGAGAAAACCGCGTCAGGCTTCTGATTGACAAGGATATACTGGAGGGCGAATATTTTGCGTGTCATCCATGCATCAACACTTCCAGCCTAAGGTTCAGGACCTCGGACCTGATGGAAAAAATTCTTCCGGCCCTTGGCCATCCTCACACGGTTGTGGATTTGCCATATGCAGAATAA
- the ltrA gene encoding group II intron reverse transcriptase/maturase, with amino-acid sequence METGHGIKYRQLHIEDYLREIPAEQGRETGEYAHERITGNPDTNTDFRTDNLLDTILRSDNLNAAYKKVKTNKGVGGIDGMQVDELLPCLREHQSELVEQVREGKYKPNPVRRVEIPKEEKGKTRKLGIPTVVDRVIQQAIAQELTPLYEEQFSDNSIGFRPGRGAHDALERCRKYINEGYVYVVSMDLQSYFDTVNHSKLIEVLSRTVKDGRVISLIHKYLKAGVMEDGGFHATTEGVPQGGPLSPLCGNVMLNELDKELERRGHKYVRYADDCLILCKSRKSAERTMENIVPFITGKVFLKVNLQKTTESHVSKIKYLGYGFYRHKGKCRMRIHPKSVAKMKNRIRELTTRGNKWSNQEREEKLRSYARGWINYYRYADMKSLMEQTDEWLRHRIRAVYWKQWKKVRTRYKMLRALHLPEWKVHEMANCRKGVWRAAGMLNSALTKRIIVDRLGYPDMTAHYLKVRVNY; translated from the coding sequence ATGGAAACCGGACATGGAATTAAGTACAGACAACTTCATATTGAGGACTACCTGCGAGAGATACCTGCGGAACAGGGAAGGGAAACAGGAGAGTACGCCCATGAAAGGATTACCGGGAACCCCGACACCAACACGGACTTTCGGACGGACAACCTGCTAGATACGATTCTTAGAAGCGACAATCTAAATGCCGCCTATAAGAAGGTCAAAACGAACAAAGGCGTTGGTGGGATTGACGGAATGCAGGTGGATGAACTTCTACCCTGCCTGAGAGAACACCAGTCCGAATTGGTCGAGCAGGTGAGGGAAGGCAAATACAAGCCAAACCCAGTCCGAAGGGTAGAAATACCCAAAGAGGAGAAAGGAAAAACAAGGAAACTGGGGATACCCACAGTGGTAGACAGGGTAATCCAACAGGCTATCGCACAGGAACTGACGCCCTTATATGAAGAACAGTTCTCTGACAACAGCATCGGATTCCGTCCCGGCAGAGGGGCGCATGACGCACTGGAAAGATGTAGGAAATATATCAACGAAGGATATGTCTACGTGGTCAGCATGGATTTACAATCCTACTTTGACACGGTGAACCACAGCAAGCTGATAGAGGTGCTGTCGAGGACGGTGAAGGACGGGAGGGTAATCTCGCTGATACACAAGTACCTGAAAGCCGGAGTAATGGAGGACGGAGGATTTCACGCAACGACCGAGGGCGTGCCGCAGGGAGGCCCGCTAAGTCCCTTATGTGGAAATGTCATGCTGAATGAGTTGGACAAGGAACTGGAGCGCAGGGGACACAAGTATGTGAGGTATGCGGATGACTGCCTGATTCTGTGCAAAAGCAGGAAAAGCGCAGAGAGGACGATGGAAAACATTGTGCCATTCATCACAGGAAAAGTGTTTCTGAAAGTCAATCTTCAGAAAACGACAGAGAGCCACGTCAGCAAGATAAAATACCTGGGCTACGGCTTTTACCGGCATAAAGGGAAATGCCGCATGAGGATACACCCGAAGTCGGTGGCAAAAATGAAGAACCGGATACGGGAGCTGACAACCAGAGGGAACAAATGGAGCAATCAGGAGAGGGAAGAAAAACTCCGAAGCTATGCAAGGGGATGGATTAACTATTATCGATATGCAGACATGAAAAGCCTGATGGAACAGACGGATGAGTGGCTGCGCCACAGAATCCGAGCGGTGTACTGGAAACAATGGAAGAAGGTACGCACAAGATATAAAATGTTGCGGGCGTTACATTTACCAGAGTGGAAGGTGCATGAGATGGCGAACTGCCGAAAGGGAGTGTGGAGAGCGGCGGGAATGCTCAACTCGGCACTCACCAAAAGAATCATAGTGGACAGACTTGGTTATCCCGATATGACTGCCCACTATCTGAAAGTCCGAGTAAACTATTGA
- the ltrA gene encoding group II intron reverse transcriptase/maturase, translating into METGHGIKYRQLHIEDYLREIPAEQGRETGEYAHERITGNPDTNTDFRTDNLLDTILRSDNLNAAYKKVKTNKGVGGIDGMQVDELLPYLREHQSELVEQVREGKYKPNPVRRVEIPKEEKGKTRKLGIPTVVDRVIQQAIAQELTPLYEEQFSDNSIGFRPGRGAHDALERCRKYINEGYVYVVSMDLQSYFDTVNHSKLIEVLSRTVKDGRVISLIHKYLKAGVMEDGGFHATTEGVPQGGPLSPLCGNVMLNELDKELERRGHKYVRYADDCLILCKSRKSAERTMENIVPFITGKLFLKVNLQKTTVSHVSKIKYLGYGFYRHKGKCRMRIHPKSVAKMKNRIRELTTRGNKWSNQEREEKLRSYARGWINYYRYADMKSLMEQTDEWLRHRIRAVYWKQWKKVRTRYKMLRALHLPEWKVHEMANCRKGVWRAAGMLNSALTKRIIVDRLGYPDMTAHYLKVRVNY; encoded by the coding sequence ATGGAAACCGGACATGGAATTAAGTACAGACAACTTCATATTGAGGACTACCTGCGAGAGATACCTGCGGAACAGGGAAGGGAAACAGGAGAGTACGCCCATGAAAGGATTACCGGGAACCCCGACACCAACACGGACTTTCGGACGGACAACCTGCTAGATACGATTCTTAGAAGCGACAATCTAAATGCCGCCTATAAGAAGGTCAAAACGAACAAAGGCGTTGGTGGGATTGACGGAATGCAGGTGGATGAACTTCTACCCTACCTGAGAGAACACCAGTCCGAATTGGTCGAGCAGGTGAGGGAAGGCAAATACAAGCCAAACCCAGTCCGAAGGGTAGAAATACCCAAAGAGGAGAAAGGAAAAACAAGGAAACTGGGGATACCCACAGTGGTAGACAGGGTAATCCAACAGGCAATCGCACAGGAACTGACGCCCTTATATGAAGAACAGTTCTCTGACAACAGCATCGGATTCCGTCCCGGCAGAGGGGCGCATGACGCACTGGAAAGATGTAGGAAATATATCAACGAAGGATATGTCTACGTGGTCAGCATGGATTTACAATCCTACTTTGACACGGTGAACCACAGCAAGCTGATAGAGGTGCTGTCGAGGACGGTGAAGGACGGGAGGGTAATCTCGCTGATACACAAGTACCTGAAAGCCGGAGTAATGGAGGACGGAGGATTTCACGCAACGACCGAGGGCGTGCCGCAGGGAGGCCCGCTAAGTCCCTTATGTGGAAATGTCATGCTGAATGAGTTGGACAAGGAACTGGAGCGCAGGGGACACAAGTATGTGAGGTATGCGGATGACTGCCTGATTCTGTGCAAAAGCAGGAAAAGCGCAGAGAGGACAATGGAAAACATTGTGCCATTCATCACAGGAAAACTGTTTCTGAAAGTCAATCTTCAGAAAACGACAGTGAGCCACGTCAGCAAGATAAAATACCTGGGCTACGGCTTTTACCGGCATAAAGGGAAATGCCGCATGAGGATACACCCGAAGTCGGTGGCAAAAATGAAGAACCGGATACGGGAGCTGACAACCAGAGGGAACAAATGGAGCAATCAGGAGAGGGAAGAAAAACTCCGAAGCTATGCAAGGGGATGGATTAACTATTATCGATATGCAGACATGAAAAGCCTGATGGAACAGACGGATGAGTGGCTGCGCCACAGAATCCGAGCGGTGTACTGGAAACAATGGAAGAAGGTACGCACAAGATATAAAATGTTGCGGGCGTTACATTTACCAGAGTGGAAGGTGCATGAGATGGCGAACTGCCGAAAGGGAGTGTGGAGAGCGGCGGGAATGCTCAACTCGGCACTCACCAAAAGAATCATAGTGGACAGACTTGGTTATCCCGATATGACTGCCCACTATCTGAAAGTCCGAGTAAACTATTGA
- the grdA gene encoding glycine/sarcosine/betaine reductase complex selenoprotein A, with product MAILKDKYAIIIGDRDGVPGPAIEECAKTAGAKIAYSSTECFVUTSAGAMDLENQKRVLNISEEHGPENIVVLLGAAEAEAAGLAAETVTAGDPTYAGPLAGVQLGLSVYHICEDEVKAETDPAVYEEQVGMMEMVMDVPAIHEEMEGIRKEYCRY from the coding sequence ATGGCTATACTGAAAGACAAGTATGCTATCATCATTGGTGACCGCGACGGTGTACCCGGACCAGCCATCGAAGAGTGTGCCAAGACAGCAGGCGCAAAGATAGCCTACTCTTCAACAGAGTGCTTTGTCTGAACGTCCGCAGGTGCCATGGATCTGGAAAACCAGAAGAGGGTTTTAAACATAAGTGAGGAGCACGGCCCGGAGAACATAGTAGTTCTTCTGGGAGCTGCTGAAGCAGAGGCCGCAGGCCTTGCGGCAGAAACCGTTACGGCCGGCGATCCAACTTATGCAGGTCCTTTGGCAGGAGTCCAGTTGGGACTAAGTGTATATCATATCTGCGAGGATGAAGTGAAAGCTGAGACAGACCCAGCTGTTTATGAGGAACAGGTGGGAATGATGGAGATGGTCATGGATGTTCCGGCCATCCACGAGGAGATGGAAGGTATCCGTAAGGAGTACTGCAGGTACTAG
- the trxA gene encoding thioredoxin TrxA, translating to MIDLTKENFEEEVLKARGYVLVDFYGDGCVPCAALMPHIHKFEEVYGTTVKFCSLNTTKARRLAIAQKVLGLPVIAIYKDGEMIDSRVKDDATPESCEEMIKKYA from the coding sequence ATGATTGATTTGACCAAGGAAAATTTCGAGGAAGAGGTTTTAAAGGCCCGGGGCTATGTGCTGGTGGACTTCTACGGGGACGGCTGTGTTCCCTGTGCGGCTCTGATGCCGCATATCCACAAGTTCGAGGAGGTGTACGGAACAACTGTAAAATTCTGTTCCCTGAACACCACCAAGGCCAGACGGCTTGCCATTGCCCAGAAGGTGCTGGGACTGCCTGTGATTGCTATTTACAAGGATGGGGAAATGATTGATTCCAGGGTAAAGGATGACGCCACCCCGGAGAGCTGCGAGGAAATGATTAAGAAATATGCCTGA
- the selD gene encoding selenide, water dikinase SelD — protein MSDIKLTELTGSCGGUASKIGPDTLAQVLRGLPTFHDDRLLVGYDTSDDAAVYQLTPELALIQTVDIFPPAVDDAYEYGQIAAANSLSDVWAMGGEARLCMNILMFPEHLPFDTVQAILRGGYDKAAEAEAIVVGGHTIKDDIPKYGLCVSGVVHPDRILRNNSIQKGDVLILTKPLGTGVLTNADRGGLLSDAEHKAMVDCMAALNKYAADAVRSLDGVHACTDVTGFSLLGHSYEMCGESGLTVIIDSSRVPLLPGADNYASMGLVPAVAYQNMKHLKDKVALPKDLPSHVHDLLFDPQTSGGLLYSVASQEAGRIMEALQKACQTPAVIGHVEGPSSHPVMVI, from the coding sequence ATGAGCGATATAAAACTGACTGAACTGACAGGTTCCTGCGGCGGCTGAGCGTCCAAGATAGGGCCTGATACCCTCGCGCAGGTTCTGCGCGGTTTACCAACCTTTCACGACGACCGGCTTCTGGTTGGATATGACACCTCCGACGATGCGGCCGTCTATCAGCTTACCCCTGAACTTGCCCTGATACAGACCGTGGATATCTTCCCCCCAGCCGTGGACGATGCCTATGAGTACGGTCAGATTGCTGCCGCCAACTCCCTGTCCGACGTATGGGCCATGGGCGGGGAAGCCAGACTGTGCATGAACATCCTCATGTTCCCGGAGCACCTTCCCTTTGATACGGTACAGGCCATCCTCCGGGGCGGCTATGACAAAGCAGCTGAGGCCGAAGCCATAGTAGTGGGAGGCCATACCATCAAGGACGACATTCCCAAATACGGCCTGTGCGTTTCCGGCGTGGTCCATCCGGACCGTATCCTGCGCAATAACTCCATCCAAAAGGGCGATGTTCTGATTCTCACCAAACCCCTGGGCACCGGCGTTCTGACCAACGCGGACAGAGGCGGTCTTTTATCTGACGCAGAGCATAAAGCCATGGTTGACTGTATGGCTGCGCTGAATAAATATGCAGCCGATGCGGTACGCAGCCTGGACGGGGTCCATGCCTGCACCGATGTGACCGGCTTCTCACTGCTGGGCCACAGCTACGAGATGTGCGGGGAATCCGGACTTACCGTAATCATAGACAGCAGCCGAGTCCCACTGCTCCCGGGCGCGGACAACTACGCGTCCATGGGTCTTGTGCCCGCGGTGGCTTACCAGAATATGAAGCACCTGAAGGACAAGGTGGCTCTGCCAAAGGACCTTCCGTCCCATGTACACGACCTTCTCTTCGACCCCCAGACTTCCGGCGGCCTCCTGTACAGTGTGGCATCCCAGGAAGCGGGACGTATCATGGAAGCGCTTCAGAAAGCATGCCAGACCCCGGCTGTCATAGGCCATGTGGAAGGCCCGTCTTCCCATCCGGTCATGGTGATTTGA